One Malassezia vespertilionis chromosome 6, complete sequence genomic window, CTAtatgggcggcgcgtgtTGTTCTATTGCCACTTTCCGGATAAGAAAATTagcgcatcgcttgcgcagcaagccgGCACGCACGGGCTGTTTGCCCTTGTGCGTCGCCTCTACCGAGCACCGTTGGACCTGCTCGAGGAAGTCACTACTGCGTTTTCCGACGTGATCGTCGCGAACTCCAAGTTTACCGCGCGCCATTTCCGCGATGCATTCCCGCGGATCAGACAAAAGCCGCTGGTTGTGTACCCCGGCGTTGCGGAGGCAGAGTTTGATCCGATGCGCGTCGAAAAAGAACTGGAAGTGCTCGAAGAGCGCGATACCGGGAGTGTACAGCGGCAGATGCACATCGCTGTGCAGCTGGTCCTGAACCGCAAGGACTCGCCGACGTTTGTCTCTGTGAACCGTTTTGAAGCGAAAAAGAATAtagcgctcgcgctcgatacCATTGCTATGCTGCGGCAGAAGAATACACGACGTGTCCGTCTCATCTGTGCGGGTGGGTacgatccgcgcgtgcgcgataACATTgatacgctgcgcgcgttggaacagcgcgccaaggaaCGCGGGCTCACGTTTCGCACCTTGTGGTacaagccgcgcgagtTTGAGCCGCCCATCTCGCCGCCTTCTGCAACAGAGCTTGCGAATGCCGACGTGCTCTTCTGCCCGTCGTTCCCGGGGCCCAtgctgcgtgcactgcTGCTTTCCCCGGCGGTGCTAGCGCTACTATATACGCCGACCGACGAGCATTTCGGGATCGTGCCTGTGGAGGCCATGGCTTGTGGTGTTCCTGTGATTGCGACCAACACTGGCGGGCCGCTCGAGACGATCGTGGATGCAGAGGTCGATGCGGACGGCACCATGCGTCAGAAAGACGCAACGGGCTTTCTCCTCCCGCCCAACCCAGCATTGTGGGCAAATGTGTGCAATACCTTGCTCCACTGGGATATTTCCAATCGCGAAACAATCTCGGTCaatgccaagcgccgtgtcAAGGATACCTTTTCTGTCAATGTCATGCGCGATACATTCAACCGCTGCGtcgacgcgcttggccaCCGGACGCAAGTAACATGGTTTGAGCGCGTCCTCTCCTTCTTGCCGGTCCTCGCCGTGTTGCTTATGCTTAATGGGGCATTGTGTGCGATGGTATGGCTGTTCTTGTGGGTCGTGTAGTGTATAGAATGTGCAGATAAATAGGGTCGTGGGACAACGCACAGCAATCACTCCTTGACAGTCCTGCCCTACGACCGAGTCACTATCCTACATCTCTGTCCATCCCGTCGCCGGCTCGCGCTCACCCGTGACCAGGGTTAGGACAAACACGAGCATATTCGCCGTGAAGCCCATGCCGAAGCCGCGGTACAAGTTGCGTAGACCGCCAAAATTGAAGTGAAAGAATCCAGCCTCGTCCTTGCCTTGCGGAATACTTGTTTCTTCCACCACGATACGGTACAGCGCTTCCGTCACGCCCGAGTACGGGACAGGCCGTGTCTCTACACAGGTGCGCAgtccacggcgcgcagtaTTGGTATTCTGCACAGGCAACAGACCGCCCGGCCTGCTCGGCCGCAAGGGCTCGTGGGactgcagctgcaagcgccgacgcACCGTCTCGATCGGCAGAGTAACACCGAGTGCAAGAGTGGACAGGGCGAGCTCCGCAAGGGCGTAGGTAACCGGGACACTGGTAGGATCGAGATGCAGCACATTCTCCAGAAGCAGTGGCGAGCCGAGCGAGAGAAGCGTGCGAAAAAAGTAGTCCAAAATCGTGGGAACGAGGAGGAGTGGATAGAGGTAGGTCGTGCACCACCCGccttcctcgcgcaggatcgtgcgcagcgcgtgaATCGGGCCCTTGTACTTGCGGTGAATCGGCAGCGTCGTCTGCGCAAtaatgcgcgtgcgcacaagGTCCATCGGCGACACAACCACGCCCGTAATCGCATGGGATACGAGCTGTAGCGACAGCGTCGTGAGCGGCTGTGGGGAAAAGGCGATCGGCATCGGATTCATTGCAGTCGGGGCAAACAGCGAAAAGAAGCCGTTCACAATCGGCTGGACGATATTGGTGCATGTATCGAGGGCAAACGTGGTGATGGCGCCTTTCCAGAGCGCCATCCAGCCCTCTTTGCTGCGTGTAATCGTCTTGATCATTTCCCACACGCCTCCTTTGACGACGAGGGGCATAAAGTACTCGggacgtgcgctgcggtcCTGCATACCGCGTGGGACTACGTAGCCTTTCTCGtccgtcgcgcgcgtaGGCACTTTTGGCTCTGCTGCACGGTCCGGCACAACGATATTGCGAAAGTACTTTTCGGGACCTTGCTCGTCTCCTTCGTCCTCATCCCATACATTCGCAGCCTCCGactctgcatcgtccacTTCGCCTTGTCTTCCGCCTTCGCATATACGCTCCCATACTTCCTGGCGCGGCACCCACTGGACTtggagcagcagcttgccgacTTCGAACGGCATCGCAATGCATATGCTCGTGAACTGTAGCGCACCGCTAAGCGCAATGCCTTTCAGAAAATTTCCCGTGCTCATGTGGTCCGTGCTGTcaagaagcgccgcatccgcgTCGGCGGAAATGTAGCGGTTCGTCGGGCGTGAATAGGATGCCAGACCGTCGGGTGCGCCCGCATAAGCGCCGCTATTGCTGCCATTCGACATGAAAGACGTGTTCAGCATCGGCGCAGTCGCGATGAATGTCAGATCATCGCGCTCCTTGTGGTACGGCCGCAGCACATTTCCATCTTCCGGGCtttgcatggcgcgcaatgcgacactggccgtcgcgcgctgtgcccaGTCATTCATGCCTATTAGGTCTATTTCAATGTTGGGGACATGGTACGCCGCATGCAGTCGTGtgaagcgcatcgtgcggGGCCCTGTATACGTATGCGtagcgcgctgcgcgtatCAGCGCTCTGGCGGAGACGCAAACGCATCGGAAGCGGGGCGTGTAGTGGCCATGGGAGCGCGTGTTGCGCTCTCATTTGGCGGCCCTTCGTGCTCTGCCCCCTCGTGTTTCACATCGGGAGCCTGTGATTGTGCATCGGATacttcgcgcagctcctctACGTCTTGTTTAGACAGGGAAATCGCCGTGGGCGGCCTCCGAATCATGGTGTGGGGGAAGCCACGGCGTTGCTCGTCACGTGGAGGTATCCGAAAAAAAAGCACCGTACCTTCCCTACTGCTTCCATGGGCCGAGGCAACTTTAAGcgtggccgcggcggacGTCGCGGAGGCCGTGGCGGACGCCAAAgcggcgacggcgagcgccatggcgaGTATACTACGTTCGAGCAGACGAGCCCAAAATTGTGCGTACACATCGGCAACTTACCCCAGTGAATCCTATTACCTGGGCCAGCAGATCGTGCCTGCAGACGAGTGGGACGCATTCATGGagtctttgcgcgcaccATTGCCCACGACGTTTCGCATCACGTCGGGCAAGCCAACTTCGCGCCAGCTGCTGGACGCGATGCACGATATCTACGTGCCGTTCTTGAGTAACGTTGAGTTTGAaggcgagcgcgtcgttCCGCCTCGGCAGCTGGATTGGTACCCCGAAGGCCTTGGCTGGCACTTGGATGTGCGCAAGAATGTTTTGCGCAAGTCTCCCGAGTTCAGAAGTTTCCAACAGTTCCTCGTGCACGAAACAGAAGTTGGCTCCATTTCGCGCCAAGAAGCCGTCAGTATGCTACCTCCCTTGTTTCTCGATGTGCGTCCCGAGCACCTTGTTTTGGATatgtgcgcagcacccGGATCCAAGACTGCCCAGCTGATCGAGGCAATTCACTCGCCGCTGACGTCCTCTCCTGACGCATTCGACCCCATGCCCCTTGGCGTAGTCGTTGCCAACGACTCGGACACAAAACGCGCACATATGCTCGTGCACCAGGCACAGCGTTTGCCGTCGCCGAACTTGTGTGTGACCAATGTCGATGCGAGCAATTTGCCCAACGTACACGTCGCATGGCTTGGCGAGAAGCCCGCGGACAAGGTCGTCCAACGCGAACTCAAGTACGATAGGATTCTTGCAGATGTACCTTGCTCTGGTGACGGTACTCTGCGCAAGAACCTGGCGATTTGGAAAGACTGGACGCCAGGGAACGGTGTCGGCCTGCACGCTTTGCAAGTGCGCATCCTGGTCCGCGGTTTGGCGCTCTTGCGCTCTGGCGGCCGGCTCGTCTACTCGACCTGCTCGCTGAATCCCATTGAGAACGAGGCGGTGGTGggcgctgctttgcgccaCTTCAAGGGCGAggtcgagctggtcgatTGTGCCGAGACCGCGCCTCTCTTGAAGCGGCGTCCCGGCATGACATCCTGGAAGGTTGCGCCcggcaaaggcgcgcaTCTGTACCCAAGCACAGACAGGCAAGAGGATGCGGAGGATGCGAAGCCCGTGCTTCCTGCAATGCCCTGGGTTACGTCCTGGGAGGCGCTCAAGGAACTCGATGCGGaccttgcagcgcgtcttccCTCGTCCCTCTGGCCACATGGCGATGAGGAGGAGCACCACTtggagcgctgcatgcgcgtTTACCCGCACATGCAAAACACAGGTGGATTCTTTGTGGCGTGCCTGCAGAAGAAAGAGACTACGCCGGAGGATTCGGTGAGCATGGCGCCTGGTATGGTGCGTGCGATGGATAGTGGCAAGGCAGCcgccgcacaaggcgcGAAACGTGCGGCAGATGAGACCGAAGAGGAGCTTGAAGCAAAGCGCACACGCCTCGACGAGACGAACGAGGCTGAACCGCACGACAAACACCATGCAGATCGACAGCAGGCGCAAAGCAAGCGCAGCCAGCCACAAGGtgttgtgcttggcgcattCGGCATGCCGTACCGCGAGGATCCGTTCATTTACGTGGACGCCGCGAACCCTGAAGTTCAATCTTGTGTTCCGTGGTTTGGTCTACACAACTTCCCGGTAGCCAACTTGTTGGTCCGTAACCCAGAAGGCGTTccgttgcgcagcatgtaCCTCACTTCTAGCActgtgcgtgcgattgTCGCAGGGGGAGGGACTGGCCAAGGTGTGCATCCATGCATGAACCCGCTCCGTCTGCGGCTTTTGAACTGCGGTGTCAAGGTGTTTGGCCGGCAGGAATCGGTGAGCCAGGTGAAAAATGCAGTGAAACACGACGATGCTGATGGTGAGGCGCATAAGCGCCGCGAGAATGTATCGAATGCACTTGCGTGCCGCTGGCGCGTCGTGTCCGACTCGCTTTTCTCCATGCGCCCGTTCCTGGGCGAGCAGGTGATTATTCCTGCGACGCTTGCCGATCTTGCCTTTTTTATCACGCGTTACTACCCTCTCCTGGACTCTGTGCCTGGAGAGGTCGGTAGGAGGATGCGTGACGCGCCTATGGGAAGCTACGTGCTCGATATCGAGCCGAGCGAACATGAAGGACATACACTGACTGTGCGCCTTTCGTACCCCATATGGCGGTCGATCGCCTCTGTCAATTTGATGCTCGACAAGCAGGAAAAAAGCGCATTGTCCTTCCGTCTGTTTGGCAAAGATATGTCGGACCCCGAAGGGCAGCGCCAATTCTCCTCCAATCTCCAGGGCAGGAAGAAGACGGAGTCTGTCGAGGAGGGCGCAAAGTAGCATGTATGTATTTCGTTCGTACCTACGTGTGGAGCAAAAAGTGCGCCAAGGGGGAATCGAACCCCCGGCACAGCTACATCTTTGCGATGGCAAAGCTGTATTTTACCACTAAACCATTGGCGCATCCTTGCGGACCCATAGGCAGGGTTGCGTATGTAAAGGATGCAGTGCATAGGCTAGGTCTATCTACCCTGATGGAAAAGCCAATCCCATGTACGTCGGAACATTCGCACAAGCACACCTATAatgaaaaaaaaaaaaaaaaaaatgtGTTAATGGCACTTGCCAGCCACGAAGGCGCACGGTTTTATGATGACGCACCATCATTTTCCTTCCCCTTCTCGGGTCCTTCCCGTTCCGGGTCCTCCTTGTCCGACGTCGCAGTGGATCGCTTTTCGCGATCGGTATCGTATTTAGCCTTCTTTACGTCACGTTTCTTCGGCTCGGGCTCAGGCGCGGGCTCGGCGTCTGCCTTCTTctcctgctcctgcacCGTCTTGCCCTCGTACTCATTAGCAAATGCCTGCAAAAGCTCTTTTTGGCGCTTCGAGAGAGACCTACTCGGTTAGTGACTTATATGTAGACAACATACCTTGGTATCGTGACGTCGAACTGCACCATCAAATCGCCATTTGTGTCTGAGCCTCTGCGCAAATCAAGGCGCGGAATACCGCGCCCACGAAGGACCATTTCCTCGCCAACCTGCGTTCCAGCAGGCACGCGCACATCGACCTCTCCGTCCAACGTAGGAACGCGGACTTTGCCGCCCAAAACAGCGGTGTAGAAAGGAATGTGTGCAGGATAAAACAGGTTGTTACCTTGACGGCGCCAGATGCGGCTCGGTGCAACGTGAATGCGCACATACAAGGCACCGGGAGACCCTTCGCCCATGAGCGGAGAATCGCCCGCACCGTCCTGCCGGATGCGATAGCCATCATCGACGCCTGCGGGAATGCGGACATTGACGGTGCGCTTCTTCCGTACACGGCCGGAGCCATGGCAAGAAGCGCATTCGTCACCGGGAGCAACCACGGTGCCTTGACCATGGCAAGCGGGACAAGTACTCGCCATTTGGAACCCGCCCTGGATCACAAAGGTCCGCGTACCCGTACCATGACACACTTGACAAGtggtgcgctttgcatTCTGCTTGAGACCATCACCATGGCATGTGCCGCATATTTCAATAGGATTGATCACGACATTCTTCGACGTGCCTTTGGCAGCCTCTTCAAACGTAAGGTTGACAGTAGCATCGATatcgtcgccgcgcgcatccgGCGTAAAGCCaggctgcgcggcacgtCCGCCAAAGCCCGCACCGCTGAAACCTGCGCCTCCAAATGCACCCCcgaatgcgccgccaaagagcGACTCAAAAATGGATTCGGCATTTCCTCCTTGGAAGCCGGAGAACCCAGAGAAAGGCGAGGATCCGCCGGCAAACGGGTTGTAGCCGCCGGATCCAGGTGCAGGGCCGTCTGCAGAGCCAAACTGGTCAAACGTGGCCCGTTTCTTTTCGTCGCTGAGGATATCATACGCATTCTGAATACTGACAAAACGCTCTTTTGCACTGGGCTCTTTACTGGTATCCGGGTGATACTTTTTTGCGAGCTGTCGTGTGAGAGACGGTCGATGGCTATGACGTACCTGGTAGTATGCGTGCTTAATATCTTTTGTGGATGCATCGCGGCTTACACCGAGGGTCCCGTACGGATCCTTGGCGccgtcttgcgcgaggTTGCTCGTACTaaatgcacgcgcatgaGGTGCGCTAAGCTGCATGCGCCcttggcggcgcgaagAAGCGACCTGTGGCGCACGAGCGGCAAACATATGCGCCGTGCGGGTGCACGTATCTAGCGACCCCGGAGATGCGCATGCAATGGGTAGCCTTGCTGGCCCATGCGCTAGGCGTATGCCCCAAGCACAGCGGTGGCTGAGTATGGAAGCACTCATTGTAGGTGCACGGCAGCAGAGACGGTACTCCAAGGCCTTGGCGGCCGTTTTTCGGTCGGTGCTGGAATCTTCTTTTCattggagcgcacgcgtcACTACCACGTGGTCTATGGAGCCGTTCCCAATTACAGCTGGGCGGGGAGGGCAGCCATCTTGTGGGCAGCAAGGAATGCGTTCGTGTAGCTGGTGTGAGACGGGAATGCGAGGCTGTGCGTACCGTACACACTGTTCGAATACCGTGTAGAAAGCATGGTTGCCAATCTGCCACATGTTAGTAGTGTCGGGAAACGCGTCGTGTCGCGTCGCACGTACATAGTATGGATCGCATACAGTGGCCTTGTCGTCGCTTGCGTGTGAGATCGTCTATGCACGTACAATTCGGAAAACAGCAGCACCCTGTATGTCAGCATGGCAGCGCGATCGCACGTACTTTGCTTTTGTGCCCGGCGGCTGCATCCTGCGCAGGTTCTTGACATTGTTGGAGCTATACATAAGCGGCAGATCCGATACATACTCCATGCCAAAGATGTAGTCAAACGTGGAAAAGTCCCCTCGACGTATGGCGCGTGCCAGATGCTTGACAGGGATGTCGTGCTCTTTGCATACAGCGACGGTCCTAGCCTTTGTTAGTCTCCATTCTACACATTCATGCTTCTCCCCACGCGAGAAAGTGCTGCAACGTACGTCTCATGCGGCTCCTCGCCTACGTGGTAGTCTGCAGTGCCGCAACTGTCGATCACGCCAAACTTGTCGGCGGCACCATTGCGCTTCACGTGCTCGGAAAATACAGCTTCTGCCATGGGGCTGCGGCAGATATTGCCGAGGCAGCAAAAGAGAACGTTCACCTTCTCGTCTTGGTCGCTCATCGATGTCGCACACCAACggggcgccgtgcgcgctgaCCTAATATAGCCCAATGTGTGGAGTTTGGCCTACATTGCTATGCCTATACAGACcccagcgcctgcatcgaGTGGAGAAAGGCACTCGGCGTGAGGATCTCGGTGCTACCGTATGTAATTTGCTTGGGACTGCTCGTGCCAGGCGCGAGCCCTCCATTCGCAGCAGCAgagcgcgcgacgtacTCCTGCAGATTCGCATACTCGACATGACTTCCGCCGCCGACGACAAACACGactgcgtgcgcaaacgGTCTTCGCGCCTTACTGCCGCCGGGCGCCATGGCCGTaccgcgagcgcgcggctgTTTCGGGTCGATATACAAGTACTCGTCCGTCTCGGGCAGTGCCTGGGCATTGCTCGCGGCTGGGTCCATGATGgacgcgacgaggcgcgtgACTGTAAAGTCTTTCTGTGCGGGCAAAAAGGTTTTCACGCCCGCAACCAGGTTCTCCAAGCGGCTGTCCTTGAGCCGGTCGGTCAGCCTACTCCCCAAAGAGCTGAAACCTTTAAAAAGCTCGCTGTTTCCACCAGGGATCGGCGTCGCAGCCGTCGCACTCAAGGTGAAGTTGATCAACTCGCGCACGTTTTTCACGTAgtggagcgcggcaagatcCGCGCCCTGGGCCTGGAGCACGGACTCGAACTCGTCCATGTCCTTGCGTGTGAGTGTGTTACTCGGCGTCGCGAGATAGTAAATCAAGAACAGACGCAGCTTGTCCTCGGGGTTATCCAGCGCACtgttctgcagcgcctccatGATGGCCGACTTGGTCTGCCGTCCGATTGCCTCCTCCAGCTGGTACAGCTCGTCCAGGCCCCGCGTCTTGATCCCTTGTAGGAGCGCAGTCGCGATGTTCATATGCGCATCGATCGTCTGCTTCCGTGCGGTAAGTTTCGGCAGCGCAGTGACGGCAGCCTTGAGATGGGACGCGTTCGAGGAGGCATCCAGCTGGCCGACCTCGTCCATGCTGCTGATGCCAGTCGAGCGCATAATCTCATT contains:
- the NCL1 gene encoding multisite-specific tRNA:(cytosine-C(5))-methyltransferase (BUSCO:EOG09264FXB; COG:F; COG:J; EggNog:ENOG503NX4H) translates to MVESYYLGQQIVPADEWDAFMESLRAPLPTTFRITSGKPTSRQLLDAMHDIYVPFLSNVEFEGERVVPPRQLDWYPEGLGWHLDVRKNVLRKSPEFRSFQQFLVHETEVGSISRQEAVSMLPPLFLDVRPEHLVLDMCAAPGSKTAQLIEAIHSPLTSSPDAFDPMPLGVVVANDSDTKRAHMLVHQAQRLPSPNLCVTNVDASNLPNVHVAWLGEKPADKVVQRELKYDRILADVPCSGDGTLRKNLAIWKDWTPGNGVGLHALQVRILVRGLALLRSGGRLVYSTCSLNPIENEAVVGAALRHFKGEVELVDCAETAPLLKRRPGMTSWKVAPGKGAHLYPSTDRQEDAEDAKPVLPAMPWVTSWEALKELDADLAARLPSSLWPHGDEEEHHLERCMRVYPHMQNTGGFFVACLQKKETTPEDSVSMAPGMVRAMDSGKAAAAQGAKRAADETEEELEAKRTRLDETNEAEPHDKHHADRQQAQSKRSQPQGVVLGAFGMPYREDPFIYVDAANPEVQSCVPWFGLHNFPVANLLVRNPEGVPLRSMYLTSSTVRAIVAGGGTGQGVHPCMNPLRLRLLNCGVKVFGRQESVSQVKNAVKHDDADGEAHKRRENVSNALACRWRVVSDSLFSMRPFLGEQVIIPATLADLAFFITRYYPLLDSVPGEVGRRMRDAPMGSYVLDIEPSEHEGHTLTVRLSYPIWRSIASVNLMLDKQEKSALSFRLFGKDMSDPEGQRQFSSNLQGRKKTESVEEGAK
- a CDS encoding uncharacterized protein (EggNog:ENOG503P1R8; BUSCO:EOG09265A08; COG:T), whose product is MSDQDEKVNVLFCCLGNICRSPMAEAVFSEHVKRNGAADKFGVIDSCGTADYHVGEEPHETTVAVCKEHDIPVKHLARAIRRGDFSTFDYIFGMEYVSDLPLMYSSNNVKNLRRMQPPGTKAKVLLFSEFDDKATVCDPYYVRATRHDAFPDTTNMWQIGNHAFYTVFEQCVRYTNAFLAAHKMAALPAQL
- the MDJ1 gene encoding mdj1 protein precursor (COG:O; EggNog:ENOG503NUEY; BUSCO:EOG09263E49), encoding MFAARAPQVASSRRQGRMQLSAPHARAFSTSNLAQDGAKDPYGTLGVSRDASTKDIKHAYYQLAKKYHPDTSKEPSAKERFVSIQNAYDILSDEKKRATFDQFGSADGPAPGSGGYNPFAGGSSPFSGFSGFQGGNAESIFESLFGGAFGGAFGGAGFSGAGFGGRAAQPGFTPDARGDDIDATVNLTFEEAAKGTSKNVVINPIEICGTCHGDGLKQNAKRTTCQVCHGTGTRTFVIQGGFQMASTCPACHGQGTVVAPGDECASCHGSGRVRKKRTVNVRIPAGVDDGYRIRQDGAGDSPLMGEGSPGALYVRIHVAPSRIWRRQGNNLFYPAHIPFYTAVLGGKVRVPTLDGEVDVRVPAGTQVGEEMVLRGRGIPRLDLRRGSDTNGDLMVQFDVTIPRSLSKRQKELLQAFANEYEGKTVQEQEKKADAEPAPEPEPKKRDVKKAKYDTDREKRSTATSDKEDPEREGPEKGKENDGASS
- a CDS encoding uncharacterized protein (EggNog:ENOG503NW8K; CAZy:GT4; COG:M; TransMembrane:1 (o508-532i)); amino-acid sequence: MASATHGKPHVAFLHPDLGIGGAEMLIMNVALSLQDGGHNVEILTSHFDPKHAFTAAQDGTLKVVHAKTCIPRSIFHMLHLPMAIMQQLSLVFQVYFAARYASLAETRPKLYNALCSVAPQPFADVYVVDQLSIAVPLIRLLYGRRVLFYCHFPDKKISASLAQQAGTHGLFALVRRLYRAPLDLLEEVTTAFSDVIVANSKFTARHFRDAFPRIRQKPLVVYPGVAEAEFDPMRVEKELEVLEERDTGSVQRQMHIAVQLVLNRKDSPTFVSVNRFEAKKNIALALDTIAMLRQKNTRRVRLICAGGYDPRVRDNIDTLRALEQRAKERGLTFRTLWYKPREFEPPISPPSATELANADVLFCPSFPGPMLRALLLSPAVLALLYTPTDEHFGIVPVEAMACGVPVIATNTGGPLETIVDAEVDADGTMRQKDATGFLLPPNPALWANVCNTLLHWDISNRETISVNAKRRVKDTFSVNVMRDTFNRCVDALGHRTQVTWFERVLSFLPVLAVLLMLNGALCAMVWLFLWVV
- a CDS encoding uncharacterized protein (COG:C; EggNog:ENOG503Q4ND; TransMembrane:3 (i365-384o404-425i509-529o)) — encoded protein: MRFTRLHAAYHVPNIEIDLIGMNDWAQRATASVALRAMQSPEDGNVLRPYHKERDDLTFIATAPMLNTSFMSNGSNSGAYAGAPDGLASYSRPTNRYISADADAALLDSTDHMSTGNFLKGIALSGALQFTSICIAMPFEVGKLLLQVQWVPRQEVWERICEGGRQGEVDDAESEAANVWDEDEGDEQGPEKYFRNIVVPDRAAEPKVPTRATDEKGYVVPRGMQDRSARPEYFMPLVVKGGVWEMIKTITRSKEGWMALWKGAITTFALDTCTNIVQPIVNGFFSLFAPTAMNPMPIAFSPQPLTTLSLQLVSHAITGVVVSPMDLVRTRIIAQTTLPIHRKYKGPIHALRTILREEGGWCTTYLYPLLLVPTILDYFFRTLLSLGSPLLLENVLHLDPTSVPVTYALAELALSTLALGVTLPIETVRRRLQLQSHEPLRPSRPGGLLPVQNTNTARRGLRTCVETRPVPYSGVTEALYRIVVEETSIPQGKDEAGFFHFNFGGLRNLYRGFGMGFTANMLVFVLTLVTGEREPATGWTEM